From the Streptomyces sp. KMM 9044 genome, one window contains:
- a CDS encoding M56 family metallopeptidase — MMLPAALLLLGVLIAAAGPRLLARAYWADREPVVALWVWQCVVAAVLLCCALSMTFSAVAASHVIGRPVFATAPRGVVEAYALGTAGPLAAATAVALACGGLWTAAMLVREVARARARRRARRAELLVRAPLLPGEEPGAERLVVLEGEHPDAWWLPGTPPRLVVTTAALRRLKGRRLDAVLAHERGHAQARHDWLLHCSSALADGFPQVPVFAAFRDEMHRLVELAADDTASRRFGRLTTALALVELNEHRGVFGPCPSPQGQVPARVHRLLTPPNRLPAWHRLRLTAVASLVPVVPVLVAFAPGLRALG; from the coding sequence ATGATGCTCCCCGCGGCACTGTTGCTGCTCGGCGTCCTGATCGCCGCCGCCGGCCCCCGGTTACTGGCGCGGGCTTACTGGGCGGACCGCGAGCCGGTGGTGGCGCTGTGGGTGTGGCAGTGCGTGGTCGCGGCGGTGCTGCTGTGCTGCGCCCTGTCGATGACGTTCAGCGCGGTGGCCGCCTCGCACGTGATCGGCCGTCCGGTGTTCGCGACGGCACCGCGCGGGGTCGTGGAGGCCTACGCCCTCGGCACGGCCGGGCCCCTGGCGGCGGCCACCGCGGTCGCGCTGGCGTGCGGCGGGCTGTGGACCGCGGCGATGCTGGTCCGCGAGGTCGCACGGGCTCGTGCGCGGCGGCGGGCCCGTCGGGCCGAGCTTCTGGTGCGGGCGCCGCTGCTGCCCGGCGAGGAGCCCGGCGCAGAGCGGCTGGTGGTCCTGGAGGGCGAGCACCCCGACGCGTGGTGGCTGCCCGGCACCCCGCCCCGGCTGGTCGTCACCACGGCCGCGCTGCGCCGGCTGAAGGGCCGCCGGCTGGACGCCGTCCTCGCGCACGAGCGGGGGCACGCGCAGGCCCGGCACGACTGGCTGCTGCACTGCTCCTCCGCGCTCGCCGACGGCTTCCCGCAGGTGCCGGTGTTCGCCGCGTTCCGCGACGAGATGCACCGGCTGGTCGAACTCGCCGCTGACGACACGGCCTCCCGCCGCTTCGGCCGGCTGACGACCGCCCTGGCGCTGGTCGAGCTCAACGAGCACCGGGGGGTGTTCGGCCCCTGTCCGTCCCCCCAGGGCCAGGTCCCGGCCCGGGTGCACCGGCTGCTGACTCCCCCGAACCGGCTCCCGGCGTGGCACCGGCTGCGGCTGACGGCCGTGGCGTCGCTGGTGCCGGTGGTTCCGGTACTGGTGGCGTTCGCACCGGGGCTGCGGGCGCTGGGGTAG
- a CDS encoding DUF5134 domain-containing protein, with product MHGPAASGWLLVALCAATGAYCLLRMRSSVEEQRRSAGGEALMGFGMAAMAVPAAVFTPPSWAWPAYAVAFGAAGLRFLWATRGEACHLHHPLGAAAMVYMAVAMPLSPGPGQGHAHGSAGLPLLTGLLLLYFTGYVLVTGVRLVPVTAVAGSPPPGAAGASGWGDRPELARACRLSMGIATVAMLMTM from the coding sequence GTGCACGGACCGGCGGCGTCCGGCTGGCTGCTGGTCGCGCTCTGCGCGGCGACCGGTGCCTACTGCCTGCTGCGGATGCGCAGCAGCGTCGAGGAGCAGCGCCGTAGCGCGGGCGGCGAGGCACTGATGGGCTTCGGCATGGCGGCGATGGCCGTACCCGCAGCGGTCTTCACACCGCCCTCGTGGGCGTGGCCCGCCTACGCGGTGGCGTTCGGCGCGGCAGGGCTGCGCTTCCTGTGGGCGACGCGCGGGGAGGCCTGCCATCTGCACCATCCGCTGGGCGCCGCGGCCATGGTCTACATGGCGGTGGCGATGCCCCTTTCCCCCGGACCGGGGCAGGGGCACGCGCACGGGAGCGCGGGCCTACCTCTGCTGACCGGCCTCCTGCTGCTCTACTTCACCGGATACGTGCTGGTCACGGGCGTACGGCTGGTGCCGGTGACCGCCGTGGCGGGAAGTCCGCCACCAGGGGCGGCCGGGGCCTCGGGCTGGGGTGACCGGCCGGAGCTGGCGCGGGCGTGCCGGCTGTCCATGGGCATCGCGACGGTGGCGATGCTGATGACGATGTGA
- a CDS encoding VOC family protein, whose amino-acid sequence MVHVLGSRILLRPTDPERSRVFYGEQLGLAVYREFATGPERGTVYFLGGGFLELSGRSDAPTDTADPATRLWLQVANVTAAHEELRDRGVEIVRPPVKEPWGLIEMWIADPDGTPIVLVEIPADHPLRYRPGI is encoded by the coding sequence ATGGTGCATGTACTGGGCAGCCGGATCCTCCTCCGTCCCACCGACCCCGAGCGCTCCCGCGTCTTCTACGGCGAGCAGCTGGGCCTCGCGGTGTACCGCGAGTTCGCCACCGGCCCGGAGCGCGGCACGGTCTACTTCCTCGGCGGCGGCTTCCTGGAGCTGTCCGGCCGGTCCGACGCCCCTACGGACACGGCGGACCCGGCGACGAGGCTGTGGCTCCAGGTCGCGAACGTGACGGCTGCCCACGAGGAGCTGAGGGACCGGGGCGTCGAGATCGTCCGGCCGCCGGTGAAGGAACCGTGGGGCCTGATCGAGATGTGGATCGCCGATCCGGACGGCACACCGATCGTTCTCGTGGAGATCCCGGCCGATCATCCGCTGCGGTACCGGCCGGGGATCTGA
- a CDS encoding GNAT family N-acetyltransferase, which produces MESVTESALTFRDATDADVDDLVALIESAYRGDSSRAGWTTEADILQGQRTDAEGVREVVKSPDSRLLTVEREGRIVACCQLEHRGEHAYFGMFAVSPGLQGAGLGKTVLAHAERQVRDTWGAREMHMTVITAREDLIAWYVRRGYRRTGRTSTFPYGDERFGIPLRADLRFELLVKELS; this is translated from the coding sequence ATGGAATCCGTCACCGAGAGCGCGCTCACCTTCCGTGACGCCACCGACGCCGACGTGGACGACCTCGTCGCGCTGATCGAGTCGGCGTACCGGGGCGACTCCAGCCGGGCCGGGTGGACCACCGAAGCCGATATCCTCCAGGGGCAGCGGACCGATGCGGAGGGCGTACGGGAGGTCGTCAAGTCGCCGGACAGCCGGTTGCTGACGGTGGAGCGCGAGGGCCGGATCGTCGCCTGCTGCCAGCTCGAGCACCGCGGTGAGCACGCCTACTTCGGGATGTTCGCGGTCAGCCCCGGGCTCCAGGGCGCCGGGCTCGGCAAGACGGTGCTCGCCCACGCCGAGCGGCAGGTCCGGGACACCTGGGGCGCGCGCGAGATGCACATGACCGTGATCACGGCGCGCGAGGACCTGATCGCCTGGTACGTACGGCGTGGTTACCGCCGTACGGGCAGGACGAGCACTTTCCCGTACGGCGACGAGCGGTTCGGCATTCCGCTCCGGGCCGACCTGCGGTTCGAGCTGCTGGTCAAGGAGCTGTCCTGA
- a CDS encoding glycerophosphodiester phosphodiesterase has translation MNFLTIGHRGVMGVEPENTLRSFVAAQEAGLDVIELDLHLSKDGALVVMHDTHLDRTTDGTGPIADRTVAELRALDAGRGEHVPVLDEVLDAVHAPLQAEIKDVQAARALAEVMNRRDLAGRIEVSSFHDDAIAEISRLVTGVRTALVASRYGTDIVERAVGVGASTVCLNIRRLTLEIVEQARKADLRIIGWVVNTQDHLRLVRALGLDGATTDYPEIKRTGRFTA, from the coding sequence TTGAACTTCCTCACCATCGGTCACCGCGGAGTCATGGGTGTCGAGCCCGAGAACACCCTCCGGTCCTTCGTCGCCGCTCAGGAGGCCGGCCTCGACGTGATCGAACTCGATCTGCATCTGAGCAAGGACGGCGCGCTCGTCGTCATGCACGACACACACCTGGACCGCACGACGGACGGCACGGGACCGATCGCCGACCGGACCGTCGCCGAACTGCGTGCCCTGGACGCCGGGCGCGGCGAGCACGTCCCCGTCCTCGATGAGGTGCTGGACGCCGTCCACGCGCCGCTGCAGGCCGAGATCAAGGACGTGCAGGCGGCCAGGGCCCTGGCCGAGGTGATGAACCGGAGGGATCTGGCGGGCCGGATCGAGGTGTCCTCGTTCCACGACGACGCGATCGCCGAGATCTCCCGCCTGGTCACCGGGGTACGCACCGCGCTCGTCGCGAGCCGCTACGGCACGGACATCGTGGAGCGGGCCGTCGGCGTCGGCGCGTCGACCGTCTGCCTGAACATCCGCCGCCTCACCCTGGAGATCGTCGAGCAGGCCCGCAAGGCCGACCTGAGGATCATCGGCTGGGTGGTGAACACGCAGGACCACCTCAGACTGGTCCGGGCCCTCGGACTCGACGGCGCGACCACCGACTACCCGGAGATCAAGCGCACCGGCCGCTTCACCGCGTGA